A window of Macaca thibetana thibetana isolate TM-01 chromosome 7, ASM2454274v1, whole genome shotgun sequence genomic DNA:
CTGGCTATGATGATCTTGTCCCGACCAAACACCTTTTGTGCTTCTAACACGCCGAAACTCTATCCATTcaggatcattttttaaaactgaaaatgttttattacattaagtaataaatacatacaaagatGCAAATAATTGTAGTCATTCTCTTTCAGATGTTTTAATCAACTTCTCGTAAACACAGAACAGAAAGTCTACTTACAGCCTTGCTGTTTGTCAGGACTTTTGAACTGTCTTTCTCTTTGCTGGGATGATTCTCCACTTGGTGTCTGCATGACTGGctgctttttcttctgttcaGATTTCATTCTCTGAGATAGGCTTTTCCTGGTGACACTCTGCCCTATGATGTCTGTGGCACACACAGAACCTCTATATCGTGCAGCTCTGTGTAATTTTCTGTGTACTATGCTGTGTATTTTTCCTCCTGACACTTAGCAAAATTTTGCATGCttagaacaatttttttgtttatttttatcctaGCATAATGTGGCCCCAAAAGAGCAGTGACCTGTCTTGGTCTGTGTTGCAACAACACTCCCTCAAACTGTGCCTGGAGCAAGGTATCTACTCAGTAGATGTctgctggatgaatgaatgagcgaAAGAATGGATGACAGGAGAGGGGCTGAAGTCACAATGTGGAGAGGGTGTGGGGGCAGGTGCGGACTGATCCCTCTGTCCTATGGTTTTAGAGACAAGGCATCCCTGACTGAGAAGACACCTGTGATCTGGTACCTGAAGCGAGGAAGGTCAACTCTACCTTTCTTCACAGCAAGCATGGCTCCAGTTTTCAGTGTCCCACCTTCTCCTGCTGCTTTGAGGTGTTGGGAAGACTGCACTCACTTCCTGACATGCCTATTTTACCTGGAGTCAGTGGATTCTGTTGAGCACTGAGATTTCCCAAACTCAGTGTCCCAGTGCAAACTTTTAAGTTCACAGCCCCACCTTGGAGAAGCAAGATCTCAATGGCTTCTCCCGAGGAGAGACTTCAATACAGCTGCTGTCTGGTGCCAATGAGAGCAACTATTACTGACATGGAGTCATCCGAGGAATATAAATTGCTATTTCTGAGGGTCTGCAAGAAGAGCAGAAATATAGAAGTCCGAAATCTCAGACTGAAGAACCAAGGTGCAGATCTGATGACATGGTATCTCTGTTGTATTCTGACTTAGGCCGTTCAAAAAGACCCACTCTGTCCCCGGCACAATCACCTGAGTGCTGCACCTGTCCACAGCTTGCAAGAAAGGGCTTCCCCTTCCTGTTTCTCATGGATTCCTGAGTGAAGCCCTGTGATGGAGGCCAGGGCAAGGGCTCttattatccatttcttctctctctgggtCTACAAATCCCTAATTCTCGAGGCTGTGCCCTCCCTGACGGGTGTTGAATGAATCCCTTTGACTCACCACTGGGGGCAACTATGGAGGGCAGAATGGGCAGGGGGCAACTCACCTTCATGAGTGCTCCCACCTCgccatcctcctgcttccccttccccttccccttcccacgTGACCAGCAGCTCCTCATCTCCAGGACATTGAAGTTTTGGGAATGATGGCTACCTCTCCTCCAGGCAGTATTACAATCTGTCCCTTTTGCTGTCTGAACAATTTATCTCATTGCACATTTGACTCAAACCCAGGTTCCACCTGCAGTACAATTGCTAATAGCTGGAGATTTGATGTGCTCATTTAAAAGGAATATATCACTGAGATTAACCTTTTTTAGTCTTGTTTTCACCATATATATAGCATTCttgactttttctatttctgttttggtgTTTTCTATCATAAAGTTCAATTCTATCAAAATTTGTCATTCATAAATCGTAATGAAACACGTGCATTTTCAACTTATTCACTGCAGCCCTTTTTTTCTTGGTATAGAAATCATGACAATAAAAACCATAGTTGGACCATAAAGCATCAAATGGGACCTCAGTATCTAACTGGGCTCAATTCTGGAATACAGCTAAAACAAGTGGAGATCTGTACACAAGTTATAGGCTGGTGTTGGGGGAgaggtcagtggatggaaaattgcTTAGAGGAGAGGAGATATCAAGGCGAGGGAGACCAATGCTTAGTTGGCtcaattggattttttttaaggcaggccTGGAATCAGGTATCACATGGAGGATGATGGGGGAATTAAGGAATTTGGTCAGATATTGAGGGTGAGAGATTCATGATGAACCCATATCGCTAGAGCAGACTGTCACTAAACGACAGTAGAGCGGCCGACGAAGACACACAGACCTTTCCAGATGAATTTGCAAAGCAGTTTATTGTGGGGTTCACAAGGCACTTCAGTTCAGGAAACCTGAAGGGGTATGGAGACTGAAGAGGACAGATGCTGATACCCAGGGTACATGGAGGGATGGGATCTTGGCTATGATTGAGGAGCCTGGCAGATGAGTGATGATGAGGAGTGCTGATACAGGAGCTTAGATGATGGTATCCAGGTGAACTGGAACCACTGGATACCGTGGAGAATCCCGTGGATCTCTGCTTTCACATGCAACTACATAGAACCTCCGTCCTGGTCTGTCTGCATACCTGCAGGTTGAAATATTCTGTGCACCTGGATTTATGAGGTCACAGTGGAGTAAAGGCACCCGGTAGCTACTACGATGACAATTGTGGAGAGTTCTGTTACGAGGGCAGCGTATACTTTGGTTACGACAAACATTAACTGTATTTGCAAAAGTTGTACGAAGAAAAGTATTTTGGTTTTTGCAACGCCGTTGATAATTATTTATTACCCGCATTGCAATGGTGCATCGAGGGGGGTTCACATTGATGTGCTGGATGGCAAACCACTGAGCCTTCGTAAACTGTGGGGGTCTGGCATGGAGTGAGCCCTCCACACCCATAAGCCCCAACAGAAGAAGCAGACAAATTTGGGAAGTGAACAATTTTGGAACCATGTTTCCtgtaagaaaagaagagaagtaaCTACTCTCTGATCCGGTCTATGACACACTCTGTAGTGTCTCAACccacaggcccctctgctgccaTTCTGGGgtcccatttccttttcttcctgtccCCAGAGTGTGCCACATCTCCTAAGCACTAACTTCAGCTTACCTCTCCCTGAGGTGCTGCCCGGTCACTGTCCCTCCTTTCCCAGCTCTGGGGATTGTTGACTTACCCAGTCTCTGCACTGTGGCTCCTGTGAGAACTGATCCAGTTGGTTGTTCTGGGGTTCAGGGTCAGCTGGTCTCCCTTACTTGGAACTGTTTAAATAAAGCATCTCCTGGTGAGTTGGGCCAGCAGAGCCAGGAGGGAGGGTCTCACTCTTGGTCATGCAGAAACCCACAGATTGACACATGGTCCACTTGTGCAATCAGCCTTTTTATCTGATGACTTGGCTGAGCAACGGATACCCAAGGACAGCCCTGCTGCTCTTTCTGCTCTAAGGACTTTAATTCTAAGTCATCCTGtgtaagacagagttttgctggtTGGATCTGGACTCTGGATGAAAACTATATGCTGCCTGCAGAATGACCACAGATTTTGTAACTGTCCTCTGGCAGGCCCCTAAATGACTAAATGACATGAAGGCAGGCATCATAGTTAGAACAAATAGAGCCACAGAGGGCTGTTTGCCCAGGAGGAACTTAGCTTCCCTTTCATTGTTAGTAATATCCTTGGTTCTCTCTCACACAAATGCTCTCCATCTCATCCACCACGCTTTGCTGGAAACTTGAGCTACTACTTTCTTGGGGTACAAGATTCTGTAGATAATTAAAACAATCTGCTCCACATATTTGAgggagttttttcttttctcctcttgcaTTGAATCCACTTTCTCTTAAGTCTTGCCCTCATTATTGCTTCCACTTTGTGTAAAGTTACACAACCTAAAAACACATTGAGGAAAGTTGTAAAATCTGGCAGACAATGTGCATTCGGGCACGAACGTTTGGTGTCATGAAAGATTCCAACCTAGCACTGGGTATTCCTGTGTTCTTTTCAGCCTATGGTATTTTCTAAAAAACAGTGTGTTTTGGGTTGTCATTCATCTTCCTGATAAGTTTCATTTTGTGATATGAACaagaaaatgtttctgtatttACAAAATGAACATTAAAGACAGAGCACTGTATTCCTGAAAGTATAGAAGTCAACTGTACAATTTGATGCACAAAGCATCCACTTATTCTTGGCCCTCAGAGAAACACAGGAAAGTAATTGTAGATATAAATTGAACTACAATGTGATAGAGGTAATTGCACTTGTGTGAACATGGTTTCATGGGGACACTGATGGTGAAGGAAATCACTTGGCTTGAGAAACAAGGAAGACTTCCAAAAAAGTTTCATTTCAGCAGAGTCCTAAAGGATAAGCAGGGGTTTTCAGGGGCTTTAGGGAAGAGATGAGCATTTTGGGCACAGGGGGTGATGTGGGGAAATTGTACAGAGGTGGGAAGTGAATTGCAGGGGTAAGACCTGGGTACTAACAGATGTTAAATCTCTGGTCTAGCTTTGAGACTAGAAAATGGAAAGTAGACCCTTAAATGATACCATATACCTTCCAGGAGTTAATCTGCATAATTTTTCTACCCTCCAATTTTCCTGTCATTTAGAAATGCAGTAATTTTATCACTGGACTCCCTAGGTAAATGTGGACACAAAGGGGACCTGGTGAGGACTCAATGTGCAGCTAATAGTGCTCTGCCTTGAAGTCCTGCTCTGGCCGACATTCATTAGCAGCTTTATCATGaagtgaggattttttttttcatgtatattgTGTGGTGATCATTTTTGTAGGTGATGAGAATGTAAAGGTGAATGATACATAGAGTATCCCCTCTGTGATGCTGACAGTCACACTGGGTAGAGAGACTTGCACTCAAGTGTCTATAGTATGAGGGAAAAGACAGAGACCGCAGCCCCAGGGCATGTACTTGGCTAAACAGTGTTTCTTTTCAGCATACACAGTGCTTTTATAATGTTTGGTTTGGAAGATAAAGCTGGACATTGGAATAGTTCACTAAAGGTTTTCATCACTGTCTTATATTTAAAACTCACATGATGTTGGTTGGTGCACCGTTAGTGCTGTATCAATTAGAGCTGAGTAAGAGCTGCGTCTGTGGAAAGCGCCTTAGCTCAGGGCCGTTCTCTGACTCCATCTCTCCTTCCAGACTTTTATCCTATCTGTTCAGTGATGACACCTGCTTGGCTCCTGGAGACATCTGTGCTTATGATGCATCAGACTTATTGAAGTGTCTTAAGAAATAGCTCAGACCATAACCAGCCCAATTTGCAACCATATTCATCCTTTACAAttgtggagggttttttttttttttttttttgagacggagtcttgctctggtcacccaggctggattgcagtggcgtgatctgcctgcaacctccacctcctgagttcaagttattctcttgcctcatcctcctgagtagctgggattacaggctctcaATAcaacgcctgcctaatttttgtatttttagtagagatgtggtttcaccatgttggctaggttggtctcaaactcttgacctcaggaaaTCCGttcaccttagccttccaaaatgctgggattacaggtgtgagccaccactcccagacaCTAAAATTGTATTCAGAACATGCTCATGAGGTTTTTCTGATTGTCCCTTGTGTAGATTTCCTGTGTACATTTCCAACTACCTTCATTTGCTTGCAGAACTAGTACACATGATCTACTTTGATATTTATGACTTTGAGAGAACACTGTTTTATATAAAGCAGGAGTAAAGTATAAGCCAACATTAAAGAAAATTCTCTGTTATGTTCTCTGTAATCGAAACAAAATTCTCTGTAACTTCAGCATGATTTTGTCTTTAACAGACACAAGGCACTTCACCCGGGCTCTTTATTTTATTGGCATAACTTGTCTTGCAGCCTAATTTAATGACACATTTTCAGACCTGATCCACACTTCCCCTGAGAGGAATAGTCAGAATTATGCCCCagtattaactcattttttgGAAACCAATGAACATTGTAAAATATCGTCCCAGGCAAAGACTTCTGCATTTGTGGTAAAAACCACTGTTGAGTACACTGGATTGATCAAAGTCTttttttacatagcatttatgtgCAAAAATGTAGTGTTCAATGCTTGCAATTTCTTCAGCCCCAGGGTACCCTTGCAATATTTGCTCTTAACTTGCTGACAGGAGGTACCAAACCATCAATACCTTCCTGCACACAGATTTTCCTAATGCAGCAGTGGCTATCTATGGGAAAGACAATGCACACTATTTGCtacgttggtgcaaaagtaattgcgatttttgccattaaaagtaatacaaGATTGTCATAATAATATGGTGCAGGTTAATTAAATTGCACCAAATGGAATAATGTTTTACTTACCTAAGTTCTAAAGATATTTGGTGTACTGAGCTCTTCCTGGTCTCTGGAACCGCAGAGAGGTGCCCCTAGACCTGCCTTCTTGCGTGGGGCCTCCTGCATATCTCCTCTGAAAGCCATTGAATAAGTAGATCTGACACCTTTGATGCAGTTTCTGGCATGAAAGAGGGAAGAACtaagtctttcttctttttcctcaacTATAACAAGTTCTTTCCCTATCTGGAAAGGGAAGCAATGGAAATAGAGCTCTGATGGAATTATGGAGAGGTGTGTCTTAGGAGGGATGAAAGAAAGTGTGTTTCCTAAGAACCAGAAAAACTGCATTCATGTCgcattgcatattttaaaaatatttcttttttttctttttttttttgagatgaagtgtcactctattgcccaggctggaattcagtggggcgaccttggctcacttctaactccacctcttgggttcaaagggttctccttcctcagcctcccgagtatctgcggttacaggtgtgcaccaccacacccagctaatttttgtatttttgtagagacagggtttcaccatgttggccaggctggtcttgaactcatgtcCTCAGGTGATttgcacgcctcggcctcccaaagtactaggattacaggcataagccactgcgcctggccttatttctgtttattgatACAGATTAGGGGTACGtattttcagggtacatgtgataatttaatacattcatataatatGTAAAGATCACATCAGGGAAATTGGGATAACCATTACCTTAAATATTTGCTGCTTCTTTACATTAGAAacattcaaatgattctcttctagctattttgaagtgTACAGTGGATTATCACTAACTATAGTCATCCTCCTGACCTATCAAACACCAggtcttattttttatatcatttcttatatttgtacccattaagcaaccTCTCTTTATCCCCATTGCATTTTGAGCGCATAGATGCATTTGCTGAGATTTCAGAGCTCAGAGGAAATTAATTATTATATAGGTTAGTGTCTCCGTAAATGAAGTTGTTATATAAGTCTTGTGTCACAGTGATGTCAGGTGTAGATTGTGTATAGTCTTGTCCAGATACTAgctctgactttttctttttcttttctttttttttttttttgagacagagtctcgctctgtggcccaggctggagtgcagtggcgccatcttggctcacttcaagctccgcctcccgggttcacgccgttctcctgcctcagcctccggagtagctgggactacaggcgcccgccaccgcgcccggctaattttctatatttttagtagggacggggtttcactgtgttagccaggatggtttttatctcctgacctggtaatctgcccgcctcggcctcccaaagtgctgggattacaggcgtgagcccccgcgcccggccagctctgACTTTTTCCAGTTGAGACTCTTACTGTAAGAGTTGTCCACGGCCAGGCggagtgactcacacctgtaatcccagtactttggaaggcagaggcgaagggatcacttgaggtgaggagtttgagaccagcctgccgacatggcgaaaacccatctctaccaaaaacacaaaaattagccaggcatggtgatgtgcacctgtaatcccagctattcaggaggctgaggtaggaggattgcttgaacccgtgagtcagaggctgcagtgagccgatatcacgccactgccctccagcctgggatacagagcgagacttccttctcaaaaagaaaagaaaggaaaagaaaaaaaaaagaattggacgGTTACTCATCATCTCTATGCCTCTGTTTCATAATCTGTAAAATACAACAACACATACATTGGTTTGTAGGGGAAATTTAATGTGgcaagttgtgtgtgtgtgcacaaaatAATGAAACATGTAGCATAAAAcattgcaaaggaaaaagaaatcttcGTAAGGACGATCAGTCTTAAGCCTCAGGGTGTTAGTGTAGTATCTGTTACTGCACTATGCCCTCTGTGGTGTTTGCAATAAGACAGTATGcttgtttcttttccttactCCCCAAAGTGAAGGCATTAGAACTAGAAATCAGGGTTTTGTCCCatggtactgggattacaagcatgagccaccatgcccagccccagctagttctttatagcagcgtgagaacagatcGACACAGTACACAAGAACACATCCGTGTGCTGAGAGGGTGGCACACCCCAACTCCACAGGGACAGAAGATCCTGCACTTAGGACCCTTCCAAGCCTTGCCCCATTATCTCCCTCTCTGTACCTTTAGTATAGCCTTTATGATAGATGTGTAAACctaagtaaagtgtttccctgggctctgtgagccattctagcaaatgaTCAAACTGAGGAGGAAGTCATGGGATCCTCCAAACTGTAGCGTATCGGTCAAAAGCACAGATAATGATCTGCTACTTGAGACTGCTAGTCTTGTGGGATGGAGCCTTTAGCCTGT
This region includes:
- the LOC126958327 gene encoding eosinophil cationic protein, producing MVPKLFTSQICLLLLLGLMGVEGSLHARPPQFTKAQWFAIQHINVNPPRCTIAMRVINNYQRRCKNQNTFLRTTFANTVNVCRNQSIRCPRNRTLHNCHRSSYRVPLLHCDLINPGAQNISTCRYADRPGRRFYVVACESRDPRDSPRYPVVPVHLDTII